The Oreochromis niloticus isolate F11D_XX linkage group LG13, O_niloticus_UMD_NMBU, whole genome shotgun sequence genome has a window encoding:
- the lrrfip2 gene encoding leucine-rich repeat flightless-interacting protein 2 isoform X3 has protein sequence MSSSTNMGTQGTGRKRAPLKDRFSAEDDALNSIAREAEARLAAKRAARAEARDIRMRELERQQKELSYRSSSSSSRKWGQIHQWMADAEKARASSSSRSSSRHQRGLDDDVTSVRSYRSSSSGIRDLGSKSRSSSYRKDALSDGISTSSALKSSRSTSSVYNDLHGHKKASSRSSKKDLLTGLYHDQRNYTSLTKTKPPPLLSTSTYRATTSSPCTTSTGLSRSYSTASIYDDAGLYGSGYSSRASSSDDDTVSSVSQERGSRGRRDSGSSDFSDISESAADYFSRSNRRGSIVSDLDDLSIPDLDALDEKCDKQYSDYSRPSSRCATPGLSAATLASLGGTSSRRGSTDASSAYDPDTSLSELRDIYELKDQIQDVEGRYMQGLKELKESLTEVEEKYKKAMVSNAQLDNDKANLIYQVDTLKDVIEEMEEQMSEMKRELEEKSKDLERQKHTCTVLQHKQEELKEGIRQRDELIEESQKMQTKLDALTREVFDLQETINWKDKKIAALERQKEYFDCIRNERDELRDELADIKGKSKAGEQHGLVIIPDGTPNGDVNHESPSSGITLVSQEAAQVLESAGEGPLDVRLRKLAEEKDELLAQIRKLKNQLEEEKQKHSKVDISYTDGERMENGTDLHFIEMQRDANRQISEYKFKLSKAEQEMGTMEQNINRLEGQVSRYKAAADNAEKVEDELKAEKRKLQRELRTALDKMEEMEMTNNHLVKRLEKMKANRNALLSQQ, from the exons ATGAGTTCCAGTACTAACATGGGGACACAAGGCACTGGTAGAAAGCGTGCTCCTCTAAAAGATCGGTTCTCAGCAGAGGATGATGCGCTGAATAGCATTGCTCGTGAG GCGGAGGCGAGGCTGGCAGCAAAGAGGGCGGCTCGGGCAGAGGCAAGAGACATCCGAATGAGGGAACTTGAACGGCAACAGAAAGAG CTTTCTTACCGCTCATCCAGCAGTAGCAGCAGAAAATGGGGTCAGATCCACCAGTGGATG GCTGATGCAGAAAAAGCCAGAGCCTCTAGTAGTAGTAGATCCAGCAGCCGTCATCAGCGG GGGCTGGATGATGATGTCACGTCAGTCCGCAGCTACAGG TCATCATCATCAGGAATACGTGACTTGGGGTCTAAGAGTCGATCCAGTTCCTATAGAAAAGATGCCTTG TCTGATGGCATCTCTACTAGCTCTGCGCTCAAGAGTTCACGCTCCACT AGTTCTGTGTACAATGATCTGCATGGCCATAAGAAGGCTTCATCCCGGTCCTCAAAGAAAGACCTTCTG ACTGGACTGTACCACGATCAGAGGAACTACACCAGCCTAACAAAGACCAAACCACCACCTCTTCTCTCCACCTCTACCTATCGG GCCACCACTTCCTCACCCTGCACCACCAGCACAGGGCTGTCTCGCAGCTACAGCACG GCCTCTATATACGACGACGCTGGCCTTTACGGCTCAGGCTACAGTTCAAGAGCT TCTTCCTCAGATGATGACACTGTCAGCAGTGTGTCCCAGGAACGCGGTAGCAGAGGCAGGAGGGACAGTGGG TCTTCTGACTTCTCGGACATTAGTGAGTCGGCCGCTGATTATTTCAGCCGCTCCAACCGAAGAGGCAGTATTGTGTCTGACCTTGATGATTTGAGTATTCCAGATTTGGATGCT CTGGATGAAAAATGTGACAAGCAGTATTCAGATTATAGTCGC CCATCCTCCCGCTGTGCCACCCCAGGCCTCTCGGCAGCCACCCTGGCATCACTGGGTGGTACCTCATCACGTCGAGGTAGCACAGACGCCAGTAGCGCCTACGACCCCGACACCAGTCTGAGTGAACTTAGG GATATCTATGAACTAAAGGACCAGATTCAGGATGTAGAAGGGCGGTACATGCAAGGGCTTAAAGAGCTGAAG GAGTCACTCACAGAGGTAGAGGAGAAGTACAAGAAAGCCATGGTATCGAATGCACAGCTGGACAACGACAAAGCCAACCTCATCTATCAAGTGGACACACTCAAGGATGTCATAGAGGAGATGGAGGAGCAAATGTCAGAGATGAAGAGGGAGCTGGAAGAAAAGTCAAAG GATCtagaaagacaaaaacacacatgtacagtTCTCCAACATAAACAAGAAGAACTGAAAGAGGGAATCCGCCAGAGAGATGAGCTTATAGAG GAGAGCCAGAAAATGCAGACTAAGTTAGATGCCCTCACCAGAGAGGTGTTTGACCTGCAGGAAACGATAAACTGGAAGGACAAAAAGATTGCG GCCCTAGAGAGGCAGAAAGAGTACTTTGATTGCATTAGGAATGAAAGAGATGAGCTCAGAGATGAGCTCGCTGACATCAAGGGGAAATCCAAAGCAGGAGAG CAACATGGGCTGGTCATCATCCCAGATGGTACACCAAACGGAGATGTCAACCATGAGTCTCCGTCCTCAGGGATCACTTTGGTCTCCCAGGAGGCCGCCCAGGTGCTGGAGTCTGCAGGAGAGGGTCCACTGG ATGTCAGGCTACGGAAGTTGGCAGAGGAGAAGGACGAACTTTTGGCTCAGATCAGGAAACTGAAGAatcagctggaggaggagaaacaGAAACACTCAAAGGTGGACATTTCGTACACAGATGGGGAGAGGATGGAAAACGGTACAGACCTGCACTTTATTGAAATGCAGA GAGATGCCAACCGACAGATTAGTGAATACAAATTCAAGCTTTCAAAAGCAGAACAGGAAATGGGTACAATGGAACAAAAT ATTAACAGACTTGAAGGGCAAGTGTCCCGGTACAAGGCAGCGGCAGATAATGCAGAGAAAGTCGAGGACGAACTTAAAGCAGAAAAACGTAAACTTCAAAGAGAG CTGCGCACAGCTTTAGATAAGATGGAGGAGATGGAGATGACCAACAACCATCTAGTAAAGCGCCTTGAGAAGATGAAGGCCAACAGGAATGCCCTTCTGTCACAGCAATGA
- the lrrfip2 gene encoding leucine-rich repeat flightless-interacting protein 2 isoform X15, whose protein sequence is MSSSTNMGTQGTGRKRAPLKDRFSAEDDALNSIAREAEARLAAKRAARAEARDIRMRELERQQKELDEKCDKQYSDYSRPSSRCATPGLSAATLASLGGTSSRRGSTDASSAYDPDTSLSELRDIYELKDQIQDVEGRYMQGLKELKESLTEVEEKYKKAMVSNAQLDNDKANLIYQVDTLKDVIEEMEEQMSEMKRELEEKSKDLERQKHTCTVLQHKQEELKEGIRQRDELIEQHGLVIIPDGTPNGDVNHESPSSGITLVSQEAAQVLESAGEGPLDVRLRKLAEEKDELLAQIRKLKNQLEEEKQKHSKVDISYTDGERMENGTDLHFIEMQRDANRQISEYKFKLSKAEQEMGTMEQNINRLEGQVSRYKAAADNAEKVEDELKAEKRKLQRELRTALDKMEEMEMTNNHLVKRLEKMKANRNALLSQQ, encoded by the exons ATGAGTTCCAGTACTAACATGGGGACACAAGGCACTGGTAGAAAGCGTGCTCCTCTAAAAGATCGGTTCTCAGCAGAGGATGATGCGCTGAATAGCATTGCTCGTGAG GCGGAGGCGAGGCTGGCAGCAAAGAGGGCGGCTCGGGCAGAGGCAAGAGACATCCGAATGAGGGAACTTGAACGGCAACAGAAAGAG CTGGATGAAAAATGTGACAAGCAGTATTCAGATTATAGTCGC CCATCCTCCCGCTGTGCCACCCCAGGCCTCTCGGCAGCCACCCTGGCATCACTGGGTGGTACCTCATCACGTCGAGGTAGCACAGACGCCAGTAGCGCCTACGACCCCGACACCAGTCTGAGTGAACTTAGG GATATCTATGAACTAAAGGACCAGATTCAGGATGTAGAAGGGCGGTACATGCAAGGGCTTAAAGAGCTGAAG GAGTCACTCACAGAGGTAGAGGAGAAGTACAAGAAAGCCATGGTATCGAATGCACAGCTGGACAACGACAAAGCCAACCTCATCTATCAAGTGGACACACTCAAGGATGTCATAGAGGAGATGGAGGAGCAAATGTCAGAGATGAAGAGGGAGCTGGAAGAAAAGTCAAAG GATCtagaaagacaaaaacacacatgtacagtTCTCCAACATAAACAAGAAGAACTGAAAGAGGGAATCCGCCAGAGAGATGAGCTTATAGAG CAACATGGGCTGGTCATCATCCCAGATGGTACACCAAACGGAGATGTCAACCATGAGTCTCCGTCCTCAGGGATCACTTTGGTCTCCCAGGAGGCCGCCCAGGTGCTGGAGTCTGCAGGAGAGGGTCCACTGG ATGTCAGGCTACGGAAGTTGGCAGAGGAGAAGGACGAACTTTTGGCTCAGATCAGGAAACTGAAGAatcagctggaggaggagaaacaGAAACACTCAAAGGTGGACATTTCGTACACAGATGGGGAGAGGATGGAAAACGGTACAGACCTGCACTTTATTGAAATGCAGA GAGATGCCAACCGACAGATTAGTGAATACAAATTCAAGCTTTCAAAAGCAGAACAGGAAATGGGTACAATGGAACAAAAT ATTAACAGACTTGAAGGGCAAGTGTCCCGGTACAAGGCAGCGGCAGATAATGCAGAGAAAGTCGAGGACGAACTTAAAGCAGAAAAACGTAAACTTCAAAGAGAG CTGCGCACAGCTTTAGATAAGATGGAGGAGATGGAGATGACCAACAACCATCTAGTAAAGCGCCTTGAGAAGATGAAGGCCAACAGGAATGCCCTTCTGTCACAGCAATGA
- the lrrfip2 gene encoding leucine-rich repeat flightless-interacting protein 2 isoform X10, producing the protein MSSSTNMGTQGTGRKRAPLKDRFSAEDDALNSIAREAEARLAAKRAARAEARDIRMRELERQQKELSYRSSSSSSRKWGQIHQWMADAEKARASSSSRSSSRHQRGLDDDVTSVRSYRSSSSGIRDLGSKSRSSSYRKDALSDGISTSSALKSSRSTSSVYNDLHGHKKASSRSSKKDLLTGLYHDQRNYTSLTKTKPPPLLSTSTYRATTSSPCTTSTGLSRSYSTASIYDDAGLYGSGYSSRAPSEYSWYSSGASSTRSSPVSSSDDDTVSSVSQERGSRGRRDSGSSDFSDISESAADYFSRSNRRGSIVSDLDDLSIPDLDALDEKCDKQYSDYSRPSSRCATPGLSAATLASLGGTSSRRGSTDASSAYDPDTSLSELRDIYELKDQIQDVEGRYMQGLKELKESLTEVEEKYKKAMVSNAQLDNDKANLIYQVDTLKDVIEEMEEQMSEMKRELEEKSKDLERQKHTCTVLQHKQEELKEGIRQRDELIEQHGLVIIPDGTPNGDVNHESPSSGITLVSQEAAQVLESAGEGPLDVRLRKLAEEKDELLAQIRKLKNQLEEEKQKHSKVDISYTDGERMENGTDLHFIEMQRDANRQISEYKFKLSKAEQEMGTMEQNINRLEGQVSRYKAAADNAEKVEDELKAEKRKLQRELRTALDKMEEMEMTNNHLVKRLEKMKANRNALLSQQ; encoded by the exons ATGAGTTCCAGTACTAACATGGGGACACAAGGCACTGGTAGAAAGCGTGCTCCTCTAAAAGATCGGTTCTCAGCAGAGGATGATGCGCTGAATAGCATTGCTCGTGAG GCGGAGGCGAGGCTGGCAGCAAAGAGGGCGGCTCGGGCAGAGGCAAGAGACATCCGAATGAGGGAACTTGAACGGCAACAGAAAGAG CTTTCTTACCGCTCATCCAGCAGTAGCAGCAGAAAATGGGGTCAGATCCACCAGTGGATG GCTGATGCAGAAAAAGCCAGAGCCTCTAGTAGTAGTAGATCCAGCAGCCGTCATCAGCGG GGGCTGGATGATGATGTCACGTCAGTCCGCAGCTACAGG TCATCATCATCAGGAATACGTGACTTGGGGTCTAAGAGTCGATCCAGTTCCTATAGAAAAGATGCCTTG TCTGATGGCATCTCTACTAGCTCTGCGCTCAAGAGTTCACGCTCCACT AGTTCTGTGTACAATGATCTGCATGGCCATAAGAAGGCTTCATCCCGGTCCTCAAAGAAAGACCTTCTG ACTGGACTGTACCACGATCAGAGGAACTACACCAGCCTAACAAAGACCAAACCACCACCTCTTCTCTCCACCTCTACCTATCGG GCCACCACTTCCTCACCCTGCACCACCAGCACAGGGCTGTCTCGCAGCTACAGCACG GCCTCTATATACGACGACGCTGGCCTTTACGGCTCAGGCTACAGTTCAAGAGCT CCCTCTGAATACAGCTGGTACTcctctggagccagctccacTCGTAGCAGCCCTGTG TCTTCCTCAGATGATGACACTGTCAGCAGTGTGTCCCAGGAACGCGGTAGCAGAGGCAGGAGGGACAGTGGG TCTTCTGACTTCTCGGACATTAGTGAGTCGGCCGCTGATTATTTCAGCCGCTCCAACCGAAGAGGCAGTATTGTGTCTGACCTTGATGATTTGAGTATTCCAGATTTGGATGCT CTGGATGAAAAATGTGACAAGCAGTATTCAGATTATAGTCGC CCATCCTCCCGCTGTGCCACCCCAGGCCTCTCGGCAGCCACCCTGGCATCACTGGGTGGTACCTCATCACGTCGAGGTAGCACAGACGCCAGTAGCGCCTACGACCCCGACACCAGTCTGAGTGAACTTAGG GATATCTATGAACTAAAGGACCAGATTCAGGATGTAGAAGGGCGGTACATGCAAGGGCTTAAAGAGCTGAAG GAGTCACTCACAGAGGTAGAGGAGAAGTACAAGAAAGCCATGGTATCGAATGCACAGCTGGACAACGACAAAGCCAACCTCATCTATCAAGTGGACACACTCAAGGATGTCATAGAGGAGATGGAGGAGCAAATGTCAGAGATGAAGAGGGAGCTGGAAGAAAAGTCAAAG GATCtagaaagacaaaaacacacatgtacagtTCTCCAACATAAACAAGAAGAACTGAAAGAGGGAATCCGCCAGAGAGATGAGCTTATAGAG CAACATGGGCTGGTCATCATCCCAGATGGTACACCAAACGGAGATGTCAACCATGAGTCTCCGTCCTCAGGGATCACTTTGGTCTCCCAGGAGGCCGCCCAGGTGCTGGAGTCTGCAGGAGAGGGTCCACTGG ATGTCAGGCTACGGAAGTTGGCAGAGGAGAAGGACGAACTTTTGGCTCAGATCAGGAAACTGAAGAatcagctggaggaggagaaacaGAAACACTCAAAGGTGGACATTTCGTACACAGATGGGGAGAGGATGGAAAACGGTACAGACCTGCACTTTATTGAAATGCAGA GAGATGCCAACCGACAGATTAGTGAATACAAATTCAAGCTTTCAAAAGCAGAACAGGAAATGGGTACAATGGAACAAAAT ATTAACAGACTTGAAGGGCAAGTGTCCCGGTACAAGGCAGCGGCAGATAATGCAGAGAAAGTCGAGGACGAACTTAAAGCAGAAAAACGTAAACTTCAAAGAGAG CTGCGCACAGCTTTAGATAAGATGGAGGAGATGGAGATGACCAACAACCATCTAGTAAAGCGCCTTGAGAAGATGAAGGCCAACAGGAATGCCCTTCTGTCACAGCAATGA
- the lrrfip2 gene encoding leucine-rich repeat flightless-interacting protein 2 isoform X9 translates to MSSSTNMGTQGTGRKRAPLKDRFSAEDDALNSIAREAEARLAAKRAARAEARDIRMRELERQQKELSYRSSSSSSRKWGQIHQWMADAEKARASSSSRSSSRHQRGLDDDVTSVRSYRSSSSGIRDLGSKSRSSSYRKDALSDGISTSSALKSSRSTSSVYNDLHGHKKASSRSSKKDLLTGLYHDQRNYTSLTKTKPPPLLSTSTYRSSSDDDTVSSVSQERGSRGRRDSGSSDFSDISESAADYFSRSNRRGSIVSDLDDLSIPDLDALDEKCDKQYSDYSRPSSRCATPGLSAATLASLGGTSSRRGSTDASSAYDPDTSLSELRDIYELKDQIQDVEGRYMQGLKELKESLTEVEEKYKKAMVSNAQLDNDKANLIYQVDTLKDVIEEMEEQMSEMKRELEEKSKDLERQKHTCTVLQHKQEELKEGIRQRDELIEESQKMQTKLDALTREVFDLQETINWKDKKIAALERQKEYFDCIRNERDELRDELADIKGKSKAGEQHGLVIIPDGTPNGDVNHESPSSGITLVSQEAAQVLESAGEGPLDVRLRKLAEEKDELLAQIRKLKNQLEEEKQKHSKVDISYTDGERMENGTDLHFIEMQRDANRQISEYKFKLSKAEQEMGTMEQNINRLEGQVSRYKAAADNAEKVEDELKAEKRKLQRELRTALDKMEEMEMTNNHLVKRLEKMKANRNALLSQQ, encoded by the exons ATGAGTTCCAGTACTAACATGGGGACACAAGGCACTGGTAGAAAGCGTGCTCCTCTAAAAGATCGGTTCTCAGCAGAGGATGATGCGCTGAATAGCATTGCTCGTGAG GCGGAGGCGAGGCTGGCAGCAAAGAGGGCGGCTCGGGCAGAGGCAAGAGACATCCGAATGAGGGAACTTGAACGGCAACAGAAAGAG CTTTCTTACCGCTCATCCAGCAGTAGCAGCAGAAAATGGGGTCAGATCCACCAGTGGATG GCTGATGCAGAAAAAGCCAGAGCCTCTAGTAGTAGTAGATCCAGCAGCCGTCATCAGCGG GGGCTGGATGATGATGTCACGTCAGTCCGCAGCTACAGG TCATCATCATCAGGAATACGTGACTTGGGGTCTAAGAGTCGATCCAGTTCCTATAGAAAAGATGCCTTG TCTGATGGCATCTCTACTAGCTCTGCGCTCAAGAGTTCACGCTCCACT AGTTCTGTGTACAATGATCTGCATGGCCATAAGAAGGCTTCATCCCGGTCCTCAAAGAAAGACCTTCTG ACTGGACTGTACCACGATCAGAGGAACTACACCAGCCTAACAAAGACCAAACCACCACCTCTTCTCTCCACCTCTACCTATCGG TCTTCCTCAGATGATGACACTGTCAGCAGTGTGTCCCAGGAACGCGGTAGCAGAGGCAGGAGGGACAGTGGG TCTTCTGACTTCTCGGACATTAGTGAGTCGGCCGCTGATTATTTCAGCCGCTCCAACCGAAGAGGCAGTATTGTGTCTGACCTTGATGATTTGAGTATTCCAGATTTGGATGCT CTGGATGAAAAATGTGACAAGCAGTATTCAGATTATAGTCGC CCATCCTCCCGCTGTGCCACCCCAGGCCTCTCGGCAGCCACCCTGGCATCACTGGGTGGTACCTCATCACGTCGAGGTAGCACAGACGCCAGTAGCGCCTACGACCCCGACACCAGTCTGAGTGAACTTAGG GATATCTATGAACTAAAGGACCAGATTCAGGATGTAGAAGGGCGGTACATGCAAGGGCTTAAAGAGCTGAAG GAGTCACTCACAGAGGTAGAGGAGAAGTACAAGAAAGCCATGGTATCGAATGCACAGCTGGACAACGACAAAGCCAACCTCATCTATCAAGTGGACACACTCAAGGATGTCATAGAGGAGATGGAGGAGCAAATGTCAGAGATGAAGAGGGAGCTGGAAGAAAAGTCAAAG GATCtagaaagacaaaaacacacatgtacagtTCTCCAACATAAACAAGAAGAACTGAAAGAGGGAATCCGCCAGAGAGATGAGCTTATAGAG GAGAGCCAGAAAATGCAGACTAAGTTAGATGCCCTCACCAGAGAGGTGTTTGACCTGCAGGAAACGATAAACTGGAAGGACAAAAAGATTGCG GCCCTAGAGAGGCAGAAAGAGTACTTTGATTGCATTAGGAATGAAAGAGATGAGCTCAGAGATGAGCTCGCTGACATCAAGGGGAAATCCAAAGCAGGAGAG CAACATGGGCTGGTCATCATCCCAGATGGTACACCAAACGGAGATGTCAACCATGAGTCTCCGTCCTCAGGGATCACTTTGGTCTCCCAGGAGGCCGCCCAGGTGCTGGAGTCTGCAGGAGAGGGTCCACTGG ATGTCAGGCTACGGAAGTTGGCAGAGGAGAAGGACGAACTTTTGGCTCAGATCAGGAAACTGAAGAatcagctggaggaggagaaacaGAAACACTCAAAGGTGGACATTTCGTACACAGATGGGGAGAGGATGGAAAACGGTACAGACCTGCACTTTATTGAAATGCAGA GAGATGCCAACCGACAGATTAGTGAATACAAATTCAAGCTTTCAAAAGCAGAACAGGAAATGGGTACAATGGAACAAAAT ATTAACAGACTTGAAGGGCAAGTGTCCCGGTACAAGGCAGCGGCAGATAATGCAGAGAAAGTCGAGGACGAACTTAAAGCAGAAAAACGTAAACTTCAAAGAGAG CTGCGCACAGCTTTAGATAAGATGGAGGAGATGGAGATGACCAACAACCATCTAGTAAAGCGCCTTGAGAAGATGAAGGCCAACAGGAATGCCCTTCTGTCACAGCAATGA
- the lrrfip2 gene encoding leucine-rich repeat flightless-interacting protein 2 isoform X11 encodes MSSSTNMGTQGTGRKRAPLKDRFSAEDDALNSIAREAEARLAAKRAARAEARDIRMRELERQQKELDEKCDKQYSDYSRPSSRCATPGLSAATLASLGGTSSRRGSTDASSAYDPDTSLSELRDIYELKDQIQDVEGRYMQGLKELKESLTEVEEKYKKAMVSNAQLDNDKANLIYQVDTLKDVIEEMEEQMSEMKRELEEKSKDLERQKHTCTVLQHKQEELKEGIRQRDELIEESQKMQTKLDALTREVFDLQETINWKDKKIAALERQKEYFDCIRNERDELRDELADIKGKSKAGEQHGLVIIPDGTPNGDVNHESPSSGITLVSQEAAQVLESAGEGPLDVRLRKLAEEKDELLAQIRKLKNQLEEEKQKHSKVDISYTDGERMENGTDLHFIEMQRDANRQISEYKFKLSKAEQEMGTMEQNINRLEGQVSRYKAAADNAEKVEDELKAEKRKLQRELRTALDKMEEMEMTNNHLVKRLEKMKANRNALLSQQ; translated from the exons ATGAGTTCCAGTACTAACATGGGGACACAAGGCACTGGTAGAAAGCGTGCTCCTCTAAAAGATCGGTTCTCAGCAGAGGATGATGCGCTGAATAGCATTGCTCGTGAG GCGGAGGCGAGGCTGGCAGCAAAGAGGGCGGCTCGGGCAGAGGCAAGAGACATCCGAATGAGGGAACTTGAACGGCAACAGAAAGAG CTGGATGAAAAATGTGACAAGCAGTATTCAGATTATAGTCGC CCATCCTCCCGCTGTGCCACCCCAGGCCTCTCGGCAGCCACCCTGGCATCACTGGGTGGTACCTCATCACGTCGAGGTAGCACAGACGCCAGTAGCGCCTACGACCCCGACACCAGTCTGAGTGAACTTAGG GATATCTATGAACTAAAGGACCAGATTCAGGATGTAGAAGGGCGGTACATGCAAGGGCTTAAAGAGCTGAAG GAGTCACTCACAGAGGTAGAGGAGAAGTACAAGAAAGCCATGGTATCGAATGCACAGCTGGACAACGACAAAGCCAACCTCATCTATCAAGTGGACACACTCAAGGATGTCATAGAGGAGATGGAGGAGCAAATGTCAGAGATGAAGAGGGAGCTGGAAGAAAAGTCAAAG GATCtagaaagacaaaaacacacatgtacagtTCTCCAACATAAACAAGAAGAACTGAAAGAGGGAATCCGCCAGAGAGATGAGCTTATAGAG GAGAGCCAGAAAATGCAGACTAAGTTAGATGCCCTCACCAGAGAGGTGTTTGACCTGCAGGAAACGATAAACTGGAAGGACAAAAAGATTGCG GCCCTAGAGAGGCAGAAAGAGTACTTTGATTGCATTAGGAATGAAAGAGATGAGCTCAGAGATGAGCTCGCTGACATCAAGGGGAAATCCAAAGCAGGAGAG CAACATGGGCTGGTCATCATCCCAGATGGTACACCAAACGGAGATGTCAACCATGAGTCTCCGTCCTCAGGGATCACTTTGGTCTCCCAGGAGGCCGCCCAGGTGCTGGAGTCTGCAGGAGAGGGTCCACTGG ATGTCAGGCTACGGAAGTTGGCAGAGGAGAAGGACGAACTTTTGGCTCAGATCAGGAAACTGAAGAatcagctggaggaggagaaacaGAAACACTCAAAGGTGGACATTTCGTACACAGATGGGGAGAGGATGGAAAACGGTACAGACCTGCACTTTATTGAAATGCAGA GAGATGCCAACCGACAGATTAGTGAATACAAATTCAAGCTTTCAAAAGCAGAACAGGAAATGGGTACAATGGAACAAAAT ATTAACAGACTTGAAGGGCAAGTGTCCCGGTACAAGGCAGCGGCAGATAATGCAGAGAAAGTCGAGGACGAACTTAAAGCAGAAAAACGTAAACTTCAAAGAGAG CTGCGCACAGCTTTAGATAAGATGGAGGAGATGGAGATGACCAACAACCATCTAGTAAAGCGCCTTGAGAAGATGAAGGCCAACAGGAATGCCCTTCTGTCACAGCAATGA